From the Streptomyces nodosus genome, the window CGCCACCGGCTTCTGCGCGGGTCTCGCCCCGGGGATGCACCCCGGAGACCTGGTCGTGGCAGAGGAGGCCCGGGACCCGCGCGGCACCACCCGGTGCGTGGGTACCGAGCTGCTGGTCAAGGAGCTGACCCGGGCCTTTCCCCGGCGCACCGTCCATACCGGGCCGCTCACCGGATCGGACCATGTCGTCCGAGGTCAGGAGCGGTCGGAGCTGCGCGCCACCGGGGCGATCGCGGTCGACATGGAGTCCGCGGCGACGCTGTACGGCGCCGTGCGCGCAGGGGAGCGTCCGGTTGCGGCCGTCCGGGTGGTCGTGGACGCTCCGGAACATGAACTCGTTCGTATCGGCACCCTGCGCGGTGGAATATCGGCATTCCGCGTTCTCCGTGCCGTCCTTCCGGTTTTCTTCGAATGGCACCGTTCCTTGCTGCTCCCCAGGAGGTGAGCCAGATGGCCATGCCGCTGCGTCAGACCATCAAGGTGGCGACGTATCTCTTCGAACAGAAGCTGCGCAGGCGGGACAAGTTTCCGCTCATCGTGGAACTGGAACCCCTCTACGCCTGCAATCTGAAGTGTGAGGGCTGCGGAAAGATCCAGCACCCGGCCGGGGTGCTCAAGCAGCGGATGCCGGTGGCGCAGGCCGTGGGAGCGGTCCTGGAGTCCGGTGCGCCGATGGTGTCGATCGCCGGCGGGGAACCGCTGATGCATCCGCAACTCGACGAAATCGTACGGCAGTTGGTGGAGCGCAAGAAGTATGTCTTCGTGTGCACCAACGCCCTGCTGCTCCGCAAGAAGATGGACAAGTTCACCCCGTCGCCGTACTTCGCGTTCGCGGTGCACATCGACGGACTGCGCGAGCGTCACGACGAGTCCGTGGCGAAGGAGGGCGTGTTCGACGAGGCGGTGGAGGCCATCAAGGAGGCCAAGCGGCGCGGCTTCCGGGTCACCACCAACTCGACCTTCTTCAACACGGACACCCCTCAGACCATCATCGAGGTGCTCAACTTCCTCAATGACGAGCTGAAGGTGGACGAGATGATGCTCTCGCCCGCCTACGCCTATGAGAAGGCGCCCGACCAGGAGCACTTCCTGGGTGTGGAGCAGACCCGTGAGCTGTTCAGGAAGGCCTTCGCGGGCGGCAACCGGAGCCGCTGGCGGCTCAACCACTCGCCGCTGTTCCTCGACTTCCTCGAGGGCAAGGTGGACTTCCCGTGCACGGCCTGGGCCATCCCCAACTACTCGCTCTTCGGCTGGCAGCGGCCCTGCTATCTGATGAGCGACGGGTATGTGACGACCTACCGGGAGCTGATCGAGGAGACCGACTGGGACAAGTACGGCCGTGGCAAGGACCCGCGCTGCGCCAACTGCATGGCGCACTGCGGCTATGAGCCCACCGCCGTCCTCGCCACCATGGGTTCCCTCAAGGAGTCCCTGCGGGCCGTGCGGGAGACCGTCGCCGGGAACTCCGGCACCTCCGGGAACTCCGGCACCTCCGAGAACCGCGGGTGAGGCCATGACCGCCATTCCCCTGGGCGTTCCCGAGGTGCCGGCCCGCCCGATAGCGCCGCGGCGTGTGTCGCGGCGGCTCCAGGTCGGTTCCGTGGCGGTGGGCGGGGACGCACCGGTGTCGGTGCAGTCGATGACGACGACGCGTACCTCGGACGTCGGTGCGACGCTTCAGCAGATCGCTGAGTTGACGGCGTCGGGTTGTCAGATCGTGCGGGTGGCGTGTCCGACGCAGGACGATGCGGATGCGCTGGCGGTGATCGCGGGGAAGTCGCAGATCCCGGTGATCGCGGACATTCATTTCCAGCCGAAGTATGTGTTCGCGGCGATCGAGGCGGGCTGTGCGGCGGTCCGGGTGAATCCGGGCAACATCAAGCAGTTCGACGACAAGGTCAGGGAGATCGCGAAGGCGGCCCGGGACCATGGCACTCCGATCCGGATCGGGGTGAACGCGGGGTCGTTGGACCGGCGGCTGCTGCAGAAGTACGGCAGGGCGACGCCGGAGGCTCTGGTGGAGTCGGCGCTGTGGGAGGCGTCGCTGTTCGAGGAGCATGATTTCCGGGACATCAAGATCTCGGTGAAGCACAACGACCCGGTGGTGATGGTCGAGGCCTACCGCCAGCTCGCGGCGCAGTGTGACTATCCGCTGCATCTGGGGGTGACGGAGGCGGGTCCCGCGTTCCAGGGGACGATCAAGTCGGCCGTCGCGTTCGGTGCGCTGCTGTCGCAGGGGATCGGGGACACGATCCGGGTGTCGCTGTCGGCGCCTCCGGTGGAGGAGATCAAGGTCGGTACGCAGATCCTGGAGTCGTTGGGGCTGCGTCAGCGGGGGCTGGAGATCGTGTCGTGCCCGTCCTGTGGTCGGGCGCAGGTGGATGTGTACAAGCTGGCGGAGGAGGTCACGGCGGGTCTGGAGGGCATGGAGGTGCCGCTGCGGGTCGCGGTGATGGGCTGTGTGGTCAACGGTCCCGGGGAGGCCCGGGAGGCGGATCTGGGGGTGGCCTCGGGCAACGGCAAGGGGCAGATCTTCGTCAAGGGCGAGGTGATCAGGACCGTGCCGGAGTCGAAGATCGTGGAGACCCTGATCGACGAGGCGATGAAGCTCGCCGAGCAGATGGAGAAGGACGGCGCCGCCTCCGGAACTCCTACCGTCACCACACCGGGGTCGTCCGGCGTCGTCGCCGGCTGAAGGGACGTACCAGCGACTGAGCCAGGTGCCGCGTCGGACGACGTCCGCCCGTGCAGGGGCGGCGTCCGTCGTCCGACGCGGCACCAGGAGCGCGGCAGCGGCTGTCGCGCTCCCCAGGCGGAAACGAGTGCTCGACAAGAGGGGAGGCCGGAGCGTGACGATTCTGGAGAACATCCGGGGACCACGTGACCTGAAGGCGCTGTCCGAGGCAGAGCTGACCCAACTGGCAGAGGAAATAAGGGAGTTCCTGGTTCACGCGGTCGCCAGGACGGGCGGTCATCTGGGCCCCAACCTGGGGGTGGTGGAGCTGTCCATCGCGCTCCACCGGACCTTCGAGTCACCGGTCGACCGCATCCTGTGGGACACCGGCCACCAGAGCTATGTGCACAAGCTGCTGACCGGCCGTCAGGATTTCTCCAAGCTGCGCGGCAAGGGGGGCCTTTCGGGCTATCCCTCGCGGGAGGAGTCGGAGCACGACGTCATCGAGAACAGCCATGCCTCCACCGCGCTCGGCTGGGCCGACGGGCTCGCCAAGGCCCGTCAGGTGCAGGGGGAGAAGGGGCATGTCGTCGCGGTCATCGGCGACGGAGCGCTGACCGGCGGCATGGCCTGGGAGGCGCTCAACAACATCGCCGCCGCCAAGGACCGGCCCCTGATCATCGTCGTCAACGACAACGAACGCTCTTACGCGCCCACCATAGGCGGCCTCGCCAACCATCTGGCCACCCTGCGCACCACCGACGGCTATGAGCAGGTCCTGGCCTGGGGCAAGGACATGCTGCAGCGCACCCCCGTGGTCGGCAACACCGTCTATGAGGCGCTGCACGGGGCGAAGAAGGGCTTCAAGGACGCGTTCGCGCCGCAGGGCCTCTTCGAGGACCTGGGGCTGAAGTACCTCGGCCCGATCGACGGACATGACGTCCGGGCCATGGAGTCGGCGCTGCGCCGGGCCAAGCGCTTCCACGGCCCGGTGTTGATCCACTGTCTCACCGAGAAGGGCCGCGGCTATGAGCCCGCGCTCGCCGACGAGGAGGACCACTTCCACACCGTGGGGGTGATGGACCCGCTCACCTGCGAGCCCCTGGCCCCTTCCAACGGCCCGTCGTGGACCTCGGTGTTCGGCGACGAGATCGTGCGGATCGGCGAGGAGCGCGAGGACGTGGTGGCGATCACGGCCGCCATGCTCCACCCGGTGGGCCTGGCCAGGTTCGCGGAGCGGTTCCCCGACCGGGTGTGGGACGTGGGGATCGCCGAGCAGCATGCGGCGGTGTCCGCGGCCGGTCTCGCGACCGGGGGACTGCATCCCGTGGTCGCCGTCTACGCGACCTTCCTCAACCGTGCCTTCGACCAGTTGCTCATGGATGTCGCCCTGCACCGCTGCGGGGTCACCTTCGTGCTGGACCGGGCCGGGGTCACCGGCGTCGACGGGGCGTCGCACAACGGCATGTGGGACCTGTCGGTGCTCCAGGTGGTGCCGGGGCTGAGGATCGCCGCGCCGCGCGACGCCGATCAGCTGCGGGCGCAGCTGCGGGAGGCGGTGGCGGTCGACGACGCGCCGACCCTGCTCCGCTTCCCCAAGGAGGCGGTGGGCCCGGCGATCCCGGCGGTGGACCGGGTGGGCGGCCTGGATGTGCTGCACCGCGCGGAGCGGCCCGAGGTGCTGCTGGTCGCGGTCGGCGTCATGGCCCCGGTCTGCCTCCAGGCCGCCGATCTGCTGGAGGCCAGAGGCATCGGCTGCACCGTCGTCGACCCGCGCTGGGTCAAGCCCGTGGACCCCGCGCTGCCCGGTCTGGCCACCGGGCACCGGCTGGTCGCGGTGGTCGAGGACAACAGCAGGGCCGCCGGTGTCGGCTCGGCCGTCGCGCTGGCGCTCGGCGACGCCGATGTCGACGTACCCGTACGGCGGTTCGGGATCCCGGAGCAGTTCCTCGCGCATGCCAAGCGGGGCGAGGTGCTCGCCGACATCGGGCTCACCCCGGTCGAGGTCGCGGGGCGGATCAGCGCCTGCCTGACCGCCAGGGACGAGCTCTCCAAGGAGACACAGGCATGACCATCCCCTCCGGGAAGCGGGAGTTCGACCTCGGCGCGCTGCTGGCCGAACGCGGGGCCGAGCGCTATGAGCTGCACTCCAGACATCTCAATCACCAGCTCCCGCGCATGCTCCACACCATCGGCTTCGACAAGGTCTACGAGCGGGCCGAGGGCGCCCACTTCTGGGACGCGGACGGCAACGACTATCTGGACATGCTCGCCGGCTTCGGGGTGATGGGCCTGGGCCGCCATCACCCCGTGGTCCGCCGGGCGCTGCACGACGTCCTGGACGCCCAGCTCGCCGACCTCACCCGCTTCGACTGCCCGCCGCTGCCCGGGCTGCTCGCGGAGCGGCTGCTCGCCCACAGTCCGCATCTGGAGCGGGTGTTCTTCGGCAACAGCGGGACGGAGGCGGTGGAGACCGCGCTGAAGTTCGCCCGGTACGCCACCGGGAGGCCCCGCGTCCTGTACTGCGAGCACGCCTTCCACGGGCTGACCACCGGAGCGTTGTCGGTGAACGGGGAGTCCGGCTTCCGTGACGGTTTCGCCCCGCTGCTGCCCGACACGGCGGTCCCGCTCGGCGACCTCGACGCCCTGGCACGGGAACTGGGCAAGGGGGACGTGGCGGCCCTGGTCGTCGAGCCCATCCAGGGCAAGGGCGTCCACGAAACCCCGCCCGGCTATCTGCGGGCGGCCCAGGAGCTGCTGCACCGGCACAAGGCACTGCTGATCGCGGACGAGGTGCAGACCGGCCTCGGACGGACCGGGGACTTCTACGCCTATCAGCACGAGAGCGGGGTCGAACCGGACCTGGTCTGTGTGGCCAAGGCGCTCTCCGGCGGGTATGTGCCGGTCGGCGCCACCCTCGGCAAGGAGTGGATCTTCAAGAAGGTCTACTCGTCCATGGACCGGGTGCTGGTGCACTCCGCGAGCTTCGGATCCAACGCCCAGGCCATGGCGGCCGGGCTCGCCGTCCTCTCCGTCATGGAGAACGAGGGGATCGTCGACCGTGCGCGCACCGTGGGGGACCAGCTGAGGTCCCGTCTCGCGGCGCTCGTCGACAAGTACGAGCTGCTGAGTGAGGTGCGCGGCCGGGGACTGATGATCGGGATCGAGTTCGGCAGGCCCAGTTCGCTGAAGCTGCGCGGCCGGTGGAGCATGCTCCAGGCGGCCCGCAAGGGACTGTTCGCACAGATGGTGGTCGTGCCCCTGCTGCAACGGCACCGCATCCTCACCCAGGTCTCCGGCGACCAACTGGAGGTGATCAAGCTGATCCCCCCGCTGATCGTCGACGAGCGGGACGTGGACCGGTTCGTGGAGGCGTTCACCGCGGTGATGGACGACGCACACGGCGGCGGACTGATGTGGGACTTCGGGAAGACCCTGATCAAGCAGGCGGTGGTGAACCGATAGCCGCCACGGTCCGTTCTTTGCCTCTGGGGCAATAAATTTGCCGCAGAGGCAAAGTTCGGGCTGAATGGGGAGCATGAGCTCTCCCGAGAACGAGCCCGGGCCGGTCGGAGATCTGCCCGCCGTCGCGCCGCAGCTGCGGGCGCTGCGCCGCCGTGCCGCACTCACCCTGGAGGCCGCGGCTCGTTCCGCCGGGCTCTCGCCCGCGCATCTGTCACGGCTGGAGACCGGGCAGCGCCAGCCCTCGCTGCCGATGCTGCTGGCTCTCGCCCGCGTCTATGGTACGACCGTCGCCGAACTGCTCGGCGAGACGGTCCCCGACCGGGACGCGGTGGTGCGCGCCCCCGACATGGAGCCGACCCGGGCCGGCGGCTGGACCTACTGGCAGGCCGGCGCGCCGGGCCGCGGTATGCAGGCCCTGCGCGTCCAGGTCCCGTACGGCACCCAGGGCGACATCGTGCGGGTCCACCCCGGCGAGGAGTGGCTGTATGTGCTGAACGGGCGGCTGCGGCTGCGCCTCGGCGACGCCACCCATCTGCTCGCGCCGGGCGACAGCGCGCACTACGACTCCCTCACCCCGCACCGGCTCGCGGCCGTCGACCACGGCGGCACCGAACTGCTGTTCGTTCACACCCTGTTGCAGAGCCCCAACCCCACGCTCTGTCTCGGCCCCACCCCTGGAGAAACGCCATGACCGAACAACCGGAGACCGGCCCCCGGCGCAAGGACGTGGAGGACAAGTTCCCCCGCGCCCTGTGGATCCGTCTGTTCATCTACATCGCCGTCGGCCATCTCTTCGCCGCCTTCATCTATCTGCTCTTCGAGGTGGGCGCGAAGTGACGACCGCTCCCTCGGCGGCCGGGAGCGGGACGGCTCAGTCCAGCAGCCGCTCGTGCAGCCGCTCCCGCAGCGCCGGGGTGAGCCCGAGGCCCCGCTCGAGATAGGCGTCGACACCGCCCCAGGTCTCCTCGACGGTGTCGATCGCCGCCGTCAGATACTCGGCGCGCGCGTCGAAGAGGGGACTGAGCAGCTCCATCACCTCGGGGGAGTACGCGTCGGCCGAGGAGCCGTTGCGGTGCACCCGGTAGCGGCGGTGCTTGGCATTGGACTCCAGATAGTCCGTGACGATCGCCTCGCGTTCGACCCCGAGGGCCAGGAGCGTCACCGCGATCGACAGACCCGCACGGTCCTTGCCCGCCGCACAGTGCATCAGCGCGGGCACACTGTCCTCGGCCAGCGCGCGCAGCACCCGGGAGTGCTCCGCCGTCCGCTCCCTGATGATCGCCCGATACGAGACGATCATGCGGTTGACCGCCTTGCCCTCGGCGAGATGCGTGCGCAGCTGCTCCAGATCGCCGTCCCGGACCATCTTCCAGAACTCCGCGCCGTCCGCCGGATCGGACAGCGGCAGATTCATATTGCGCACGCCCGGCAGATCGACGTCCGGGCCCTCCAGCCTCTTGTCCGCCGCATTACGGAAGTCGAAGATCGTGTGCAGGCCGAGGGAGACGAGGAACTCCGCGTCCTTCTCGGTGGCGTGCGCGAGATGACCGCTGCGGAAGAGCACCCCGTGCCGCACGCGCCGCCCGTCCACGGTCGGCAGACCGCCCACATCACGGAAGTTGCGCACCCCGGTCAGTTCGGGCTCGGTGGACGGGACCTGCTGTGTCACAAGGGCTCCTCTCGAACCGGCCGTCGGCGCTGCTCGCCGGCGGCCGTCCCACGAGGTTACGACAGGGCGACACCGGGTGATCACCGGATGCCGGGCGTCCCCCTGCAACCTGCGTCCCATGGTTGCTCCGGAGCCGTCACACCCGCGATGATGTCGAGCACTGATCGGATGTGTTCGGATCTGTGGGGTGGGGGATGCTGGAGATCGGCGCGGACCGGTGTACCTGGCTGCTGTCGGGGCCGACGAGCAGCTACGCCCTGCGGCTCACCGACGCCGGTGAACTGCTGCATCTGCACTGGGGCCCGCGGATCGCCCTCGCCGACGCCGAGGCGCTCGCCGCCCTGCCGCCCACCCCGTACCGGCCCTTCGAGTCCCCGCTCGACGGCCGTGAGGAGTACCCGGTCGAGGGCGGCCCCCGCTTCACACGCCCCGCGCTCTCCGTCCGCACCCAGGAACGCCGCGGCACCGAGTGGACCTTCGAGGGCGACGAGGCCGACGGCGGGGAACTGCGGCTGCGGTTCCGCGACGGCGGGCTACGGATCACCCTCCACTACCGGATGCGCGGGGATGTCGTCGAGCGCCGGGTGACCCTCGCCAACGACGGCCCCGCCCCTGTCGAGCTGCTGCGCGCCGACTCCGCGACCTTCACCCTGCCCGAGCGCGAGGGGTTCCGGCTCAGCCAGCTGCACGGCCGCTGGGCGGCCGAGTCCCGGCTCGTACGCTCCGGTCTCGGCTACGGCGAACAGATCATCGGCAGCCGTCGCGGCCACACCGGGCACCAGCAGCTGCCCTGGGTCGCGCTGGACACCGACGCGACCGAGGAGCACGGCGAGGTCTACGGCTGCGCCCTCGCCTGGTCGGGCAGCTGGCGGATCGCGGTGGCCCAACTCCCGGACGCACGGGTGCAGATCACCGGCGGGGCGGGACACGACGACTCGGGTCTGCTGCGCCTGGCGGCGGGCGAACACTGGACGACCCCCGTCTTCGCGGGACTGTGGAGCGACGGCGGTTTCGGGGGCGCGAGCCGCGCCTGGCACGCCTATCAGAGGGAGCATGTGGTCCCGGACGCGGACCGGGACCGGCCCGTGCTCTACAACTCCTGGGAGGCGACCGGGTTCGACATCTCCGAGGAGCAGCAGGGGACGCTCGCCCGGCGGGCGGCGGCGGTCGGCGTCGAGCTGTTCGTGGTCGACGACGGCTGGTTCGGGGCCCGCACCGGAGAGCACGCCGGGCTCGGCGACTGGCGGCCCAACCCCGACCGCTTCCCCTCCGGCCTCAAGCCGCTCGCCGACTATGTGCACGCCCTCGGCATGCGGTTCGGCATCTGGGTCGAGCCCGAGATGGTCAACCCGGACAGCCACCTCTACCGCGCACACCCCGACTGGGTGCAGCACCGGCCGGGACGGAGACGGACGGAGTTCCGCAACCAGCTGGTGCTGAACCTGGCGCGCCAGGACGTCCAGGAGTATCTGTGGGAGCAGCTCGACGGGCTGCTCTCCAGCGCCCCGATCGACTATGTGAAGTGGGACTTCAACCGCTGCTTCACCGACCCCGGCTGGCCCGGCGATCCATATCCGCAACGGATCTGGGTGGACCATGTACGGGCGCTGTACGCGCTGGTGGACCGGCTGCGGGCGGCGCACCCCCAGGTCGCCTTCGAGTCCTGCTCGGGCGGCGGCGGGCGTATCGACCTCGGGGTGCTCGGCCGCACCGACCAGGTGTGGACCTCCGACAACACCGACCCTCTCGACCGGCTCGCCATCCAGCACGGCTTCAGCCAGATCCATCCGGCCCGGGTGATGGCCGCCTGGGTCACCGACAGCCCGAACACACAGCTCAACGGCAGGGTCAGCGCGCTGCGGTTCCGGTTTGTGAGCGCCATGGCCGGGGTGCTCGGGGTCGGCGGCGACCTGATGCGCTGGACGGAGGAGGAGCTGGCCGAGGCCCGGGCCTGGGTCGAGCTCTACAAGGAGATCCGTCCGGTGGTCCAGCGCGGCGACCTCTACCGGCTGCGGCCCCCGGAGGGCGGGCTGAGCGCCGTCCAGTACGTCCTCGGCGACGAGACGGTGGTCCTGGCCTGGCTCCAGGCGCAGCACCACGGTGAGCCGGCCCCCGCGCTGCGGCTGCGCGGCCTGGACCCGGCGGCTACCTATCTGCGCCAGGGCGGGGACGTCCCCCGTGCGGACGGGACCGGGTCCGGGGAAGAGGACGAAGTGCATCGGGGAGCGGTGCTGTCGCACCACGGGCTGCGCACCGGTCTGCGGGGCGATCTCGATGCGACGGTCATCCGGCTGCGGCGCCTCTGAGGAGCTTTATTCCGGGTCGGCCCACCCGGGCCACGTGGTGTTTCTCACGGTACGTCAACCCCTGCCTACGGTCGCGTAGGTCACATCCCGGGAGGAATCATGGGCCGACGTGGCACACGATTCGAAGAATGACAGCAGATCAGTGATCGGGTCGTACGTGGCGGTGGGGGACAGCTTCACCGAGGGCGTGGGTGACCCCGGCCCGGACGGACGGTTCGTCGGC encodes:
- a CDS encoding phosphorylase family protein, with the protein product MSHQPGQAPLLIACALAIEHLALRSGDHTGADGPLTLLRTGMGPRAAERSVTRMLAAPHLDGAAVLATGFCAGLAPGMHPGDLVVAEEARDPRGTTRCVGTELLVKELTRAFPRRTVHTGPLTGSDHVVRGQERSELRATGAIAVDMESAATLYGAVRAGERPVAAVRVVVDAPEHELVRIGTLRGGISAFRVLRAVLPVFFEWHRSLLLPRR
- the hpnH gene encoding adenosyl-hopene transferase HpnH, which produces MAMPLRQTIKVATYLFEQKLRRRDKFPLIVELEPLYACNLKCEGCGKIQHPAGVLKQRMPVAQAVGAVLESGAPMVSIAGGEPLMHPQLDEIVRQLVERKKYVFVCTNALLLRKKMDKFTPSPYFAFAVHIDGLRERHDESVAKEGVFDEAVEAIKEAKRRGFRVTTNSTFFNTDTPQTIIEVLNFLNDELKVDEMMLSPAYAYEKAPDQEHFLGVEQTRELFRKAFAGGNRSRWRLNHSPLFLDFLEGKVDFPCTAWAIPNYSLFGWQRPCYLMSDGYVTTYRELIEETDWDKYGRGKDPRCANCMAHCGYEPTAVLATMGSLKESLRAVRETVAGNSGTSGNSGTSENRG
- the dxs gene encoding 1-deoxy-D-xylulose-5-phosphate synthase; translation: MTILENIRGPRDLKALSEAELTQLAEEIREFLVHAVARTGGHLGPNLGVVELSIALHRTFESPVDRILWDTGHQSYVHKLLTGRQDFSKLRGKGGLSGYPSREESEHDVIENSHASTALGWADGLAKARQVQGEKGHVVAVIGDGALTGGMAWEALNNIAAAKDRPLIIVVNDNERSYAPTIGGLANHLATLRTTDGYEQVLAWGKDMLQRTPVVGNTVYEALHGAKKGFKDAFAPQGLFEDLGLKYLGPIDGHDVRAMESALRRAKRFHGPVLIHCLTEKGRGYEPALADEEDHFHTVGVMDPLTCEPLAPSNGPSWTSVFGDEIVRIGEEREDVVAITAAMLHPVGLARFAERFPDRVWDVGIAEQHAAVSAAGLATGGLHPVVAVYATFLNRAFDQLLMDVALHRCGVTFVLDRAGVTGVDGASHNGMWDLSVLQVVPGLRIAAPRDADQLRAQLREAVAVDDAPTLLRFPKEAVGPAIPAVDRVGGLDVLHRAERPEVLLVAVGVMAPVCLQAADLLEARGIGCTVVDPRWVKPVDPALPGLATGHRLVAVVEDNSRAAGVGSAVALALGDADVDVPVRRFGIPEQFLAHAKRGEVLADIGLTPVEVAGRISACLTARDELSKETQA
- a CDS encoding DUF6126 family protein, yielding MTEQPETGPRRKDVEDKFPRALWIRLFIYIAVGHLFAAFIYLLFEVGAK
- a CDS encoding aspartate aminotransferase family protein; its protein translation is MTIPSGKREFDLGALLAERGAERYELHSRHLNHQLPRMLHTIGFDKVYERAEGAHFWDADGNDYLDMLAGFGVMGLGRHHPVVRRALHDVLDAQLADLTRFDCPPLPGLLAERLLAHSPHLERVFFGNSGTEAVETALKFARYATGRPRVLYCEHAFHGLTTGALSVNGESGFRDGFAPLLPDTAVPLGDLDALARELGKGDVAALVVEPIQGKGVHETPPGYLRAAQELLHRHKALLIADEVQTGLGRTGDFYAYQHESGVEPDLVCVAKALSGGYVPVGATLGKEWIFKKVYSSMDRVLVHSASFGSNAQAMAAGLAVLSVMENEGIVDRARTVGDQLRSRLAALVDKYELLSEVRGRGLMIGIEFGRPSSLKLRGRWSMLQAARKGLFAQMVVVPLLQRHRILTQVSGDQLEVIKLIPPLIVDERDVDRFVEAFTAVMDDAHGGGLMWDFGKTLIKQAVVNR
- a CDS encoding tyrosine-protein phosphatase translates to MTQQVPSTEPELTGVRNFRDVGGLPTVDGRRVRHGVLFRSGHLAHATEKDAEFLVSLGLHTIFDFRNAADKRLEGPDVDLPGVRNMNLPLSDPADGAEFWKMVRDGDLEQLRTHLAEGKAVNRMIVSYRAIIRERTAEHSRVLRALAEDSVPALMHCAAGKDRAGLSIAVTLLALGVEREAIVTDYLESNAKHRRYRVHRNGSSADAYSPEVMELLSPLFDARAEYLTAAIDTVEETWGGVDAYLERGLGLTPALRERLHERLLD
- a CDS encoding helix-turn-helix domain-containing protein, translated to MSSPENEPGPVGDLPAVAPQLRALRRRAALTLEAAARSAGLSPAHLSRLETGQRQPSLPMLLALARVYGTTVAELLGETVPDRDAVVRAPDMEPTRAGGWTYWQAGAPGRGMQALRVQVPYGTQGDIVRVHPGEEWLYVLNGRLRLRLGDATHLLAPGDSAHYDSLTPHRLAAVDHGGTELLFVHTLLQSPNPTLCLGPTPGETP
- a CDS encoding alpha-galactosidase → MLEIGADRCTWLLSGPTSSYALRLTDAGELLHLHWGPRIALADAEALAALPPTPYRPFESPLDGREEYPVEGGPRFTRPALSVRTQERRGTEWTFEGDEADGGELRLRFRDGGLRITLHYRMRGDVVERRVTLANDGPAPVELLRADSATFTLPEREGFRLSQLHGRWAAESRLVRSGLGYGEQIIGSRRGHTGHQQLPWVALDTDATEEHGEVYGCALAWSGSWRIAVAQLPDARVQITGGAGHDDSGLLRLAAGEHWTTPVFAGLWSDGGFGGASRAWHAYQREHVVPDADRDRPVLYNSWEATGFDISEEQQGTLARRAAAVGVELFVVDDGWFGARTGEHAGLGDWRPNPDRFPSGLKPLADYVHALGMRFGIWVEPEMVNPDSHLYRAHPDWVQHRPGRRRTEFRNQLVLNLARQDVQEYLWEQLDGLLSSAPIDYVKWDFNRCFTDPGWPGDPYPQRIWVDHVRALYALVDRLRAAHPQVAFESCSGGGGRIDLGVLGRTDQVWTSDNTDPLDRLAIQHGFSQIHPARVMAAWVTDSPNTQLNGRVSALRFRFVSAMAGVLGVGGDLMRWTEEELAEARAWVELYKEIRPVVQRGDLYRLRPPEGGLSAVQYVLGDETVVLAWLQAQHHGEPAPALRLRGLDPAATYLRQGGDVPRADGTGSGEEDEVHRGAVLSHHGLRTGLRGDLDATVIRLRRL
- the ispG gene encoding flavodoxin-dependent (E)-4-hydroxy-3-methylbut-2-enyl-diphosphate synthase, coding for MTAIPLGVPEVPARPIAPRRVSRRLQVGSVAVGGDAPVSVQSMTTTRTSDVGATLQQIAELTASGCQIVRVACPTQDDADALAVIAGKSQIPVIADIHFQPKYVFAAIEAGCAAVRVNPGNIKQFDDKVREIAKAARDHGTPIRIGVNAGSLDRRLLQKYGRATPEALVESALWEASLFEEHDFRDIKISVKHNDPVVMVEAYRQLAAQCDYPLHLGVTEAGPAFQGTIKSAVAFGALLSQGIGDTIRVSLSAPPVEEIKVGTQILESLGLRQRGLEIVSCPSCGRAQVDVYKLAEEVTAGLEGMEVPLRVAVMGCVVNGPGEAREADLGVASGNGKGQIFVKGEVIRTVPESKIVETLIDEAMKLAEQMEKDGAASGTPTVTTPGSSGVVAG